One Glycine max cultivar Williams 82 chromosome 8, Glycine_max_v4.0, whole genome shotgun sequence genomic window, GTAGTCACTAGCACACTGACCTGGCACAGCGCACACCTCACCTGCTGGAACGATATGATCCGAgtagtgcatccacctgtcgTGTATATCATTATACGACACCCATGAATCGACAGGAGGAGCATGAATGGTCTGCATGTATCCAAACTGCCGCACGACCCTCTCAGGTCGGTAATAAACAACAATAGGCCCCCAGCCCAAGAGACCGGAATAGCATGATATGACATGGAAGTCCCGGACCGATCGATGCTCCCCATACGGGATCCAACAGACATCTGGAATCCGGAGTCGGTCCAGGCGCTCCCTGTACATCGGTGTACGTATGCTCTTCACGATCTTCTTCATCGCAATCCACCTACACGCACGCGGGGAATCCTCGTCGTATTCCTGATCAGCAGTGGAGTCCGCGACGGATGAAAAGTGCTCGTAAATCCAACACTACAGATGTAACATCATAATGATAAACATTAATAAAGAAagtctaacaaaattttaagttGAACATTGTTGAACTTGAacgaatgaaaaacatatttgttaccTGCAGTAGTATGATGTAACCGCCAAGCTGTCGGCTGTGGCTGATAGATGTATCGTTCAGCTGGTCGTACATATGCACCAGAGCAGCCACTCCCCAAGCATACCTCTCCGTCATACTGAGGTCACGAAGGGCCTCCAAGTACACAACATGAACATTGGTTGCACTTTTGTTAGCAAACAGAGTGCAAcccagaagatgaagaagatatgCACGAGCCGCAACTGTCCAATGACTTGTCTGGCATCGACGCTCGTATATGTCACGTACCCATTGCAGGCGTACGTACGGTCCATGACACTGGGCTGTCTCAGCCCCAACAGATTCTGCAGAGACCATCAATAAGTCCACCAACATCTGAACCGCATCGTCCACATGCAAGGGCTGAAAGGCGTGCAAGTCGCCAACCACAGGCAGATGGAGAAGCGAGGAGACGTTGTCCAACATGATGGTGAGCTCTCCCACCGGGAGATGGAAACTAGACGTCTCCCAGTGCCACCGCTCCACAAACGAGGACAAAAGTCCTCGATCGCCAAGGTCTACCGAACACGCGATCAGAGGACTTAGTCCTGTCCCAGCAACAAGTCCCTCAATGCCAGGGACATGCCTGCCTAAACTATGAACCTTCCTCCCATGAGAGGATAACTTCAACTTAGGacgctcctgaattgaagtataaaggaacacaaaattcgttaaaataatcatttaaaggaaaactaatttcaatcataaagtataatttacaagtaactaaaaataaatattataaatacctctccTGTCCATACGCTGCAAGCAACGTGATCCGCATACTGGGTCAACACGGATGGGTCGCTTGGACCACCCAGAAATCCCTCATGCTTATCCTTAACAGCCTCTACGCCTGTGTTCACAGGAATGTCTGCCACAATGTCCTTTACATCAGCTGGTGCCATCGGGTCATCTGGAAATATGTTAGCCTGAACATCTGGCGCAGGGACCACTGGCTCATCGTGCGCCGCAGTCACAGCGACTCGCTGCCTCCGTGCGGATGCGGTAGGCCGTCATCGCATCGGAgcatcatcagaatcatcacGATCTCCTCGGCCCACACCTTTGCCATAACGTGACCTAAGGCATGATCTAATCCTCTggtcctaaccatgatctgcaaatgagtACCGCAAAATCCATcactcatttcattttctcaaatttcaTGTGTCTAACACATATAGGCATTATGTTTTTTCAGGCACTAGTTGGTAGAAAAAGGATATTCGAACTTTGAAATTAAGATATATGCATTGCTTATAAGTGACACTGATTTGGAAAGATGAGAGATTTGGGAAGCAATATCCCCTTCAAAGTTAGAATCACACAAGTTGACATGCGTGAGTCTCACAAACCCACCAAAGCCAGATGACAAATGGGAATGATTAAAATCATTGAAAGCATGGTTAAGTGAATGATTAAAATCATTGAAAGCATGATTAAGTGAGTGATTAAGGTCACTTTAGGATTTTGGCAACATTATAGCCCTTTTGGAAACATACAAGCTTGACCTTAACTAGTAGAATCCTCCTCTGCTCTCCCCTAAGTTTTGCGACAGCAAAGCACCATCACCCAATGCATGTTCAAGCATTTGGTTGACTCAATTCAATTACTCTAATGGCCACTTGTTGTTTTATCATATGTTTTAGTTGTTAGAGAGAAACTTGTTGAGCTTTATGAATCTGAGAAACAATGGTCAAAAGCATCTCAAATGCTTAGTGGTATTGACCTTGATTCAGGAATCTAAGAAACAGATCATTCCTGTTAACATCAGTATACCCTAACTCCATGCATGGTTTTGGTTGTGTTCGTTTCATTGAAGCAACATCTAGTAAAGGGGTTGATACTAATGCTCATCATGCTGAGGGTTTTTACAAACACACTTGGCTGGTGAGTGTTCAGTTTTAATCACtttagaaatttaattatatacctTTCAGTCAATTTCATGtaatcacaataataataacaatttctAGGGCCAACCATGTGGGTTagtgtttttatattaattaaggaCGTTGAATTGGGATTAATTACCTTGTAATTAATGCTTCTATTTTTGGTTGTAGGAGATGAAATTTGGGTGGAAAATAATATTGGGTAGCATAATTGGATTCCTAGGATCAACATTTAGGACTGTGGAAGGTGTTGGTGAGGGTGGCATATTTGTGCCCGTGCTTACTCTAGTTgtgatttttatctttgtaataaTAAGACTAGTTTTAGTAGCAATATATGGTTTTGAATATTTGGATAATTTCATACAAGCACTAGGtatcttttggaattttttaaatgaagtaaTTCATGCTAATCAATCAATACTATTTAtctataatcataattcatacaAGCACTAGGTGTCAACATCtcaatataatcataattcacGCTAATCAATATACACTATTTGGATAATTCCCTAAAAGaagatatatctatatataatcataattcatgttAATCAATCAATACTATTTATCTATATGTCAACATGTCATTATTTACAACCAAATTGTGACTAAGGTCAAAACAAATTGTAACAACAATCTAATAAGAATGATCCAAATCACAACCAATATTTACTCTTCTACCAAAGTAATGCTAaacgttgaaaaaaaaattcgtcAAATATATCAAGTACTCACGTTGTTCAGAGTTCAAACGAACACCTTGTTACAAAGAAATAGCCTTGATGAAggcaaatttcataataaaaaacacacaaaattcAGAGTTAGCAATTTTAAAAATGCAGTTTCAGACAACTTCTGGATCAACATGATCCGTAAGCTGTGTCTACacaacttacggatcaagttgatccgtagtCTACacaacttacggatcaagttgattcgtaagcTTCTTTCGGATCATGTGGATCCAgaagcttacggatcaacttgatccggaacTTTCCCTGTTGCAAGCGATGCCGACGAACTCAGCACGGAGGATTCTTACCTCGACAATGCCGACGCGCGGAGGCAGCAACACCACCGTCAACTTGGTTGGGATACCCACGGCGGCACGGTCGATGATGACGAAGAAGACGAAGATGAAGAACGAATGCGCTGCGGTGATGACGACCGTGCTCAAGCTTTTTCGAGAGGAAGAAGACGAACGAAGGTtaggaagaagaagaacgcGGGAGGGAGGGGACCAAAAGCTCAAAAGAAGCAAAAATGGAGAGGAAGAAGCAGAAGCAGGAATGTGGGATTGGAAGGGAGAAAGGAgaatgaacaattttttttttaaattaattaagccAGAGGTACATATGTCTTTTCCCcttaattgctgggtgcaccagcaaaaatgctgggtgcacctagcagcacttttttcttttttatccatCATTTAGTTCCATTATTACAAGGAACTAATTGGAGATTGAGAGAAATTGACATGCTCAAGTACAAAAAAGGCTTCAAGATGAGGTCTTACAACCAACAAGACTTTGAGATGAGATCTTTCAACAATGTCATAAACCAACTTAAGATTAACAGTGAGCAAACAAACTCGGCCTGACCTGAAgccaaaaaacttttttttaattttacatttggGTGGTTTCGGGAGAGACAACAAGTAAAATgggtttaaaacattttttgtgGGTTTTATAGGCCGACTTCGGTTACACATTTTTCGCCCAACGATAATCGAACCCAACTAGCTGTGTCTAGTTACATACATATGTTTATGTTATAACTCGTATTAAAGCTTAGGCCCATACCCAATTACACATACACTACTCAACAGAATTTATAACTACATATCACCTATTCCATTTCACCTCATTCCAACATTCGTTAAGACTAAGTAACCCTAATCAAAATAGAAAACTCAAAGTCTAAAATGCTAGGGAGTGTGAGTTTTCTTGACCATTGGTCTTGCCTCTCATTTCTTGTCGCCTTGCTTCAAGCTTTGTCTCCTCCATGCTTGATGTTTCTGCTTGTTGTTATCATGGTTGCACGTTGAAACCCTAGGGTGAGTGCAAGTTTGTGTCATCGTTGGTCTTGTTTCTTGAGTCTCATTGCCTCTGCCTTGGTGTACTCCACTCTTTTGATTACTTCCacgatctctctctctctctctctctctctctctctatttcaTTTGCTTCAAATGATCCTAATACCCCTATTTGAAGTGTAGTTCGTTCTCCTGCTGAATTAATGCAATGGTTTCACTTCAAAAGATTCTCAAGCGAATTTTTCTGtttaataaaaatcttttttgtgaaattttttcTCATTGAACGAAATGGTAGCATACTTCATCTTGATTCAAGTATATATTTTTGACGCCATTTATGAAGCAGCCCGGATCAGATTTCAACCATTAAGTCATGCTCATTACAAACTCATGTTGTATATAACTAGATTTTGTTGCTTTCTTATTATCAATATATGCTTCAACATTTATTTGCTtattgttttgttcttttttacaTTCAACATTGAAAGATGTTCTTTGTTTTATTCCATTTCAGGGTGTTGCCATTCAAGAGTTCACATCACACTTTTGAGTTTCATTTTGGACTTAgcaggtaattttttttttcatattagatttatgctttcttagtttacctgtttattttatttttttattatttttgcattgatttaaaagctctataacaattaacattttgtTCATGTATGAGCTTAGCTTCTGAATAAGTGAATATAATGCACaggatatgtgtgtgtgtgtctcaaCTCTCAAGTTTCAATTACtttcattgttaatttttatacaacTATTACACTTATCAATATTTAGTGTTGTTTATGATTGAAATCtctaattctaaaataaaatttctttctcAACTATGTTGAAGTTTATGTATCCAAGTAATGTATAGATTCTGAGATTGAAAAACTTCAAGTAAATGCTATTGTTTTCcttaaactgaaaataaaaaataaggataaagtatagtttatttttgtaatttggttaaaaattattttattgtgtaAGATGTTTTActtaaactgaaaaaaaaactaatgccTTTCGTCAAACCAATCTAATTTATATTCTAACTTCTTCGTTGACAATATTCTTTACCTtaagttcttcttcttcttcttcttctttttcttttcctccaccTCCTTCTGAATCCTTCTTCTACTTTTGCTTTTGTTGCTACTATATTTGGCAGATTTTGACTAAGACTTCTTCATTTAATTAGTGATGGAACAATCTTGTCATCAAGACCTTCCCGCTACACCAAAAACACCCATTACAACTCCAACACTAAATCTCAAATGTACCATAAATGATGAACTTACATTAGGAAAGGATGTGAGCACTCAAAATAATAAAGTGCCTTAGGAAATTGGTATTCTGCATGAGACTTCGTAGTTCAAACTTGTTGCGTGGAGGGGATGCTTCTAATATTGCTTTGGCATTGTTTTTGTTTACTTCAACCCCTTTTTGATGGACTAAGAATCCTAGGAAATGACTTGTCATTATTCGAAAAATGCATTCCTTTGGATTCCTTTTTTAGTTCATGAGCTCTTATCCTCTTGATTGCTTGTTCCATGTCTGACAAATGCTTGTCAAAGTTAGGCAACCTGACAACCACATCATCAATGTAGACCTCGATGTTCCTGCCAATTAAGTCATGAAATATCAAATTCGTGGCCCTTTGATAAGTAACCCTAACATTCTTAAGTCCAAAAGGCATTACTACCCACTAAAAAATACCAATAGCCTAGGGCACCTAAAGGTTGTCTTAGGACACCCTTTTTGGTTATAAAGATTCGGTTATAACCTGAATAACCGTCCATAAAAGGTCAATATTCCATTATTAGGGGTATCCAAATTTCAAGTTTCTAAAATCAATATATACATGACCTTTCCATTTTTCTTGATGATAGACGCAATATTAGACAACTAATTTGTATACTTAGCCATTCTAATAAAGCATGCTAACAATAACCGTTCCATTACTCCTTTTACTTGTAGAAAAAAATTCAGTGTTGAATTGTCTAGGAgtctatttttaagttttataacCATCTTTGAGAGGTAGTCAATGCTTTACTAATGTTTTGGATA contains:
- the LOC102665766 gene encoding protein MAIN-LIKE 1-like, with the translated sequence MAPADVKDIVADIPVNTGVEAVKDKHEGFLGGPSDPSVLTQYADHVACSVWTGEERPKLKLSSHGRKVHSLGRHVPGIEGLVAGTGLSPLIACSVDLGDRGLLSSFVERWHWETSSFHLPVGELTIMLDNVSSLLHLPVVGDLHAFQPLHVDDAVQMLVDLLMVSAESVGAETAQCHGPYVRLQWVRDIYERRCQTSHWTVAARAYLLHLLGCTLFANKSATNVHVVYLEALRDLSMTERYAWGVAALVHMYDQLNDTSISHSRQLGGYIILLQCWIYEHFSSVADSTADQEYDEDSPRACRWIAMKKIVKSIRTPMYRERLDRLRIPDVCWIPYGEHRSVRDFHVISCYSGLLGWGPIVVYYRPERVVRQFGYMQTIHAPPVDSWVSYNDIHDRWMHYSDHIVPAGEVCAVPGQCASDYMDWFFRISHPFMTPGHASDPLPHDHAPQPRVVPQAPQTDIPHVPEPGASSTSMEEPRHAVEVCNDIAERLECHLSLGVVTPGSLTHEVIEECLRLARSVT